The following coding sequences are from one Kallotenue papyrolyticum window:
- a CDS encoding sigma-70 family RNA polymerase sigma factor, which translates to MTIPTEQAFELYLHDIQDLPLLTPEEEQQLFERLDAGRAAATRLRAEPSLPPEERAHLEAVAAEGERAREAIIAAHLRLVVRIARQYTGRGVSLLDLIQEGNVGLIQALEHFDRRHGVRFATYAVWWIRHAIARAVAELGHPVHLPDDVRARVYALYRARNELLQRLGRDPQDHELAQATQLPVGEVRELLRYLEPVLSLNAPIDEEGESEMADLVPDPVAELALSDPMHRALAEELEALLQQLPEEERAVLTVRFGLRGHPLRSRQDTARLLGLSTERVRQLEARALRRLRSPELTARLAEYIDH; encoded by the coding sequence ATGACCATTCCAACCGAGCAGGCCTTCGAGCTGTATCTGCACGATATTCAGGACCTGCCGCTGCTGACGCCCGAGGAAGAGCAGCAGCTCTTCGAGCGCCTGGACGCCGGACGCGCCGCCGCCACCCGTCTGCGTGCCGAGCCGTCCCTGCCGCCCGAGGAACGCGCGCATCTGGAGGCTGTCGCCGCCGAAGGCGAGCGCGCGCGCGAGGCGATCATCGCTGCCCACTTGCGGTTGGTGGTGCGCATCGCGCGCCAGTACACCGGTCGTGGCGTCTCGCTGCTGGACCTGATCCAGGAAGGCAATGTGGGACTGATCCAGGCCCTCGAACACTTCGACCGGCGCCATGGCGTGCGCTTCGCCACCTACGCCGTGTGGTGGATTCGCCATGCCATCGCCCGTGCCGTCGCGGAGCTGGGCCACCCCGTGCACCTGCCCGACGATGTGCGCGCGCGCGTGTACGCGCTCTACCGCGCCCGCAACGAACTGCTGCAACGCCTGGGCCGCGATCCTCAGGATCACGAACTGGCGCAGGCCACGCAGTTGCCGGTCGGCGAGGTGCGCGAGCTGCTGCGCTACCTGGAGCCGGTGCTGTCGCTCAACGCGCCGATCGATGAGGAGGGCGAGAGCGAGATGGCCGATCTGGTGCCCGATCCCGTTGCCGAGCTGGCGCTCTCGGATCCCATGCACCGCGCCCTGGCCGAGGAGCTGGAAGCGCTCCTCCAACAACTGCCCGAAGAGGAGCGTGCCGTGCTGACGGTCCGCTTCGGTCTGCGTGGTCATCCACTGCGCTCGCGCCAGGACACAGCGCGCCTGCTGGGGCTGAGCACCGAGCGCGTGCGGCAACTGGAGGCGCGCGCGCTGCGCCGCCTGCGTTCCCCGGAGTTGACGGCGCGCCTGGCCGAGTATATCGATCACTAG